A genome region from Indicator indicator isolate 239-I01 chromosome 31, UM_Iind_1.1, whole genome shotgun sequence includes the following:
- the AQP4 gene encoding aquaporin-4 isoform X2: MVAFKGVWTQPFWKAVSAEFLAMLIFVLLSLGSTINWGGAEKPLPVDMVLISLCFGLSIATMVQCFGHISGGHINPAVTVAMVCTRKISLAKSVFYIVAQCLGAIVGAGILYLVTPPSVVGGLGVTAVHGDLSAGHGLLVELIITFQLVFTIFASCDSKRSDVTGSVALAIGFSVAIGHLFAVYWVGPIIGAVLAGALYEYVYCPDVELKRRFKDVFSKATQPSKGKYIEVDDSRSHVETEDLILKPGLVHVIDIDRGEDKKGRDPSSEVLSSV, encoded by the exons ATGGTGGCCTTCAAAGGAGTCTGGACTCAGCCCTTCTGGAAGGCTGTTTCGGCCGAATTTTTGGCCATGCTCATCTTTGTCCTGCTCAGCCTCGGCTCCACGATCAACTGGGGTGGAGCAGAGAAACCCCTGCCCGTGGACATGGTCCTTATCTCCCTCTGCTTTGGACTGAGCATCGCGACCATGGTGCAGTGCTTCGGACACATCAGTGGAGGCCACATTAACCCTGCTGTGACCGTGGCCATGGTCTGCACGAGGAAGATCAGCCTTGCCAAGTCCGTCTTCTACATCGTTGCCCAGTGCCTGGGAGCCATCGTGGGTGCTGGCATCCTTTACCTGGTCACACCACCCAGCGTGGtgggagggctgggagtcacTGCG GTACATGGGGATCTCTCTGCTGGCCATGGACTCCTGGTGGAGTTGATAATTACATTCCAGCTGGTTTTCACTATTTTTGCCAGCTGTGACTCGAAGCGCAGTGATGTCACCGGTTCAGTAGCTTTAGCGATTGGATTTTCGGTTGCAATTGGACATTTATTTGCT GTGTATTGGGTGGGACCAATCATAGGAGCAGTCCTTGCTGGTGCTCTCTACGAGTACGTCTACTGCCCGGACGTGGAGCTGAAGCGCCGCTTCAAAGACGTCTTCAGCAAGGCCACTCAGCCATCCAAAGGGAAGTACATCGAGGTGGATGACAGCAGGAGCCACGTGGAGACTGAGGACCTGATCCTCAAGCCTGGCCTAGTTCATGTGATTGATATTGACAGGGGTGAGGACAAGAAGGGAAGAGATCCATCCAGCGAGGTGTTGTCTTCTGTATGA
- the AQP4 gene encoding aquaporin-4 isoform X1 gives MSDGAAAPRRGKCGRLCQCESIMVAFKGVWTQPFWKAVSAEFLAMLIFVLLSLGSTINWGGAEKPLPVDMVLISLCFGLSIATMVQCFGHISGGHINPAVTVAMVCTRKISLAKSVFYIVAQCLGAIVGAGILYLVTPPSVVGGLGVTAVHGDLSAGHGLLVELIITFQLVFTIFASCDSKRSDVTGSVALAIGFSVAIGHLFAINYTGASMNPARSFGPAVIMGRWENQWVYWVGPIIGAVLAGALYEYVYCPDVELKRRFKDVFSKATQPSKGKYIEVDDSRSHVETEDLILKPGLVHVIDIDRGEDKKGRDPSSEVLSSV, from the exons ATGAGCGACGGAGCGGCCGCTCCGCGCCGCGG tAAGTGTGGAcgtctgtgtcagtgtgagagCATCATGGTGGCCTTCAAAGGAGTCTGGACTCAGCCCTTCTGGAAGGCTGTTTCGGCCGAATTTTTGGCCATGCTCATCTTTGTCCTGCTCAGCCTCGGCTCCACGATCAACTGGGGTGGAGCAGAGAAACCCCTGCCCGTGGACATGGTCCTTATCTCCCTCTGCTTTGGACTGAGCATCGCGACCATGGTGCAGTGCTTCGGACACATCAGTGGAGGCCACATTAACCCTGCTGTGACCGTGGCCATGGTCTGCACGAGGAAGATCAGCCTTGCCAAGTCCGTCTTCTACATCGTTGCCCAGTGCCTGGGAGCCATCGTGGGTGCTGGCATCCTTTACCTGGTCACACCACCCAGCGTGGtgggagggctgggagtcacTGCG GTACATGGGGATCTCTCTGCTGGCCATGGACTCCTGGTGGAGTTGATAATTACATTCCAGCTGGTTTTCACTATTTTTGCCAGCTGTGACTCGAAGCGCAGTGATGTCACCGGTTCAGTAGCTTTAGCGATTGGATTTTCGGTTGCAATTGGACATTTATTTGCT ATCAATTACACCGGGGCCAGCATGAACCCTGCTCGATCCTTTGGACCTGCTGTCATCATGGGCAGATGGGAGAACCAATGG GTGTATTGGGTGGGACCAATCATAGGAGCAGTCCTTGCTGGTGCTCTCTACGAGTACGTCTACTGCCCGGACGTGGAGCTGAAGCGCCGCTTCAAAGACGTCTTCAGCAAGGCCACTCAGCCATCCAAAGGGAAGTACATCGAGGTGGATGACAGCAGGAGCCACGTGGAGACTGAGGACCTGATCCTCAAGCCTGGCCTAGTTCATGTGATTGATATTGACAGGGGTGAGGACAAGAAGGGAAGAGATCCATCCAGCGAGGTGTTGTCTTCTGTATGA